The following coding sequences lie in one Mesorhizobium sp. NZP2298 genomic window:
- a CDS encoding sugar-binding transcriptional regulator, with product MVGFGNGLLRDDETSMATRAAWLHYAGGLTQSEVAKRLGLTSLKAHRLITKANQEGLVKVYIDGEVSECVELEDELSRRYGLDYCEVVPDFDSEDLPLKALGIAGAQFLKREIERGEEALIGVGHGRTLAACVEYLPRTSTDKIRFVSLLGGLTRKFSANPHDVIHRLAERTGAEAYVMPVPMFANTAEDRTVLLGQKGISEVFDLARSADLLFAGIGTAEREASLVATGMIEKGEMEEIRRNGGVGELLGHFFDEAGKAVATTVSNRALALTREDIASRRIVAVAGGKIKVRAIKSVLEGRYLKGLISDERTARSLVEETPVG from the coding sequence ATGGTAGGGTTCGGCAACGGTCTCCTGCGCGACGACGAAACCAGCATGGCGACACGCGCCGCGTGGCTTCACTATGCCGGTGGCCTGACCCAGTCGGAGGTCGCCAAGCGGCTGGGGCTGACCAGCCTCAAGGCCCATCGCCTCATCACCAAGGCCAACCAGGAAGGGCTGGTGAAGGTCTATATCGACGGCGAAGTCTCCGAATGCGTCGAGCTCGAGGACGAACTGTCCCGCCGCTACGGCCTCGATTATTGCGAGGTGGTTCCGGACTTCGATTCCGAGGATCTGCCGCTCAAGGCGCTCGGCATTGCTGGCGCGCAGTTCCTCAAGCGCGAGATCGAGCGCGGCGAAGAAGCACTGATCGGTGTCGGCCACGGCCGCACGCTGGCCGCCTGCGTGGAGTATCTGCCGCGCACCTCGACCGACAAGATCCGCTTCGTCTCGTTGCTTGGCGGCCTGACGCGCAAATTCTCGGCCAATCCGCATGATGTCATTCATCGGCTCGCCGAACGCACCGGCGCTGAAGCCTATGTGATGCCGGTGCCGATGTTCGCCAATACCGCCGAGGACCGGACCGTTCTGCTCGGGCAGAAGGGCATCAGCGAGGTCTTCGATCTCGCGCGGTCCGCCGACCTCTTGTTCGCCGGCATCGGCACCGCCGAGCGCGAGGCATCGCTGGTTGCCACCGGCATGATCGAAAAGGGCGAGATGGAGGAGATCCGCCGCAACGGCGGCGTCGGCGAATTACTCGGTCATTTCTTCGATGAAGCCGGCAAGGCGGTGGCGACCACCGTTTCCAACCGGGCGCTGGCGCTGACGCGGGAGGACATCGCCAGCCGCCGGATCGTCGCCGTCGCCGGCGGAAAAATCAAGGTTCGCGCCATCAAGTCCGTGCTGGAAGGCCGCTATCTCAAGGGCCTGATATCGGACGAGCGGACGGCGCGATCTCTCGTGGAGGAGACGCCGGTCGGGTAG
- the ftsZ gene encoding cell division protein FtsZ, with protein MAEFKKPEISEMRPKITVIGVGGGGGNAINNMIAEQLQGTEFIAANTDAQALTMSKATRLIQLGAHVTEGLGAGSLPEIGRAAAEESLDEIMDHLAGTHMCFVTAGMGGGTGTGAAPIIAQAARKAGILTVGVVTKPFTFEGRRRMQMAEEGIERLREAADTVIVIPNQNLFRIADAKTTFADAFVFADRVLYSGVSCITDLIVKEGLINLDFADVKSVMRGMGRAMMGTGEASGESRAMKAAEAAIANPLLDEVSMKGAKGVLVSISGGRDMTLFEVDEAATRIREEVYEDADIIVGAIFDKSMEGRFRVSVVATGLDRALADADAGVAHDHSMPSAARILQ; from the coding sequence ATGGCCGAGTTCAAGAAGCCGGAAATCTCCGAGATGAGACCCAAGATCACCGTTATCGGCGTCGGTGGCGGCGGTGGCAACGCCATCAACAACATGATCGCGGAACAGCTTCAGGGAACCGAATTCATAGCCGCCAACACCGATGCCCAGGCGCTGACCATGTCGAAGGCGACGCGGCTGATCCAGCTTGGCGCGCACGTCACGGAAGGGCTGGGCGCGGGATCGCTGCCCGAGATCGGCCGTGCCGCGGCCGAGGAATCGCTCGACGAGATCATGGACCATCTGGCCGGCACGCATATGTGTTTCGTCACCGCCGGCATGGGCGGCGGCACCGGCACCGGCGCCGCGCCGATCATTGCGCAAGCGGCGCGCAAGGCCGGCATATTGACCGTGGGCGTCGTCACCAAGCCCTTTACCTTCGAGGGCAGGCGCCGCATGCAGATGGCCGAAGAGGGCATCGAGCGGCTGCGCGAAGCCGCCGACACGGTGATCGTCATCCCGAACCAGAATCTGTTCCGCATCGCCGATGCCAAGACCACCTTCGCCGATGCTTTCGTCTTCGCCGACCGGGTGCTTTATTCCGGCGTCAGCTGCATCACCGACCTGATCGTCAAGGAAGGCCTGATCAATCTCGACTTCGCCGACGTCAAATCGGTGATGCGCGGCATGGGCCGCGCCATGATGGGAACCGGCGAGGCATCAGGCGAAAGCCGGGCGATGAAGGCGGCGGAAGCCGCGATCGCCAACCCACTGCTCGACGAAGTATCGATGAAGGGCGCCAAGGGCGTTCTGGTGTCGATATCGGGCGGCCGGGACATGACCCTGTTCGAGGTCGACGAGGCCGCCACCCGTATCCGCGAGGAGGTCTATGAGGACGCCGACATCATCGTCGGCGCCATCTTCGACAAGAGCATGGAAGGCCGCTTCAGGGTTTCGGTGGTGGCGACCGGCCTCGACAGGGCGCTCGCCGATGCCGATGCCGGTGTCGCGCACGACCATTCCATGCCGTCCGCCGCAAGGATCTTGCAGTAG
- a CDS encoding LuxR C-terminal-related transcriptional regulator, giving the protein MTKSIFEGLALAIDAIGKREFYPAVTEYLRRCLSYDNVIVIVFSGTAVPNVLYKKIYGPDVFRYLAEQYLPAAYLLDPIYHFHLRRGAPGLYRLLDVAPDQFRRSRYFKWYYGRIGITDEISVVLPIGENATITISMGKDGSSGQAFAAKAEDCLRAHEPAIMSLLRAHWVASEAPPAVAPRPMSITDSLIAAMRTHHNVLLSKRQAEVALLILQGHSSPSIGLNLGVSPQTVKVFRKQLYNKCSLSSQAELFALMMPILERATSQVPERKAS; this is encoded by the coding sequence GTGACAAAGTCCATCTTTGAAGGCCTCGCGCTGGCCATCGATGCGATCGGCAAACGCGAGTTTTATCCGGCTGTTACCGAGTATCTGCGGCGCTGCCTCAGCTACGACAATGTCATCGTCATCGTTTTCTCGGGCACCGCCGTGCCCAACGTGCTCTACAAGAAGATCTATGGCCCAGATGTGTTTCGCTATCTCGCCGAACAATATCTGCCGGCCGCCTATCTGCTTGATCCGATCTATCATTTTCACCTGAGGCGTGGCGCGCCGGGGCTCTATCGTCTTCTCGACGTTGCGCCTGACCAGTTTCGCCGCAGCCGCTATTTCAAGTGGTATTACGGGCGGATCGGCATCACCGACGAAATATCGGTCGTGCTGCCGATCGGGGAGAATGCCACCATCACCATCTCGATGGGCAAGGACGGTTCTTCCGGCCAGGCCTTCGCGGCCAAGGCCGAGGACTGCCTGCGCGCGCATGAGCCGGCGATCATGTCGCTGCTGCGCGCGCATTGGGTTGCCTCCGAAGCCCCGCCCGCGGTCGCTCCGCGCCCGATGTCGATCACCGACAGCCTGATCGCGGCGATGCGGACGCATCACAATGTGCTGTTGAGCAAGCGCCAGGCAGAAGTGGCGCTCCTCATTTTGCAGGGACACTCCTCGCCATCGATCGGTTTGAACCTCGGTGTCAGCCCGCAGACGGTGAAGGTTTTCCGCAAGCAGCTCTACAACAAATGCAGCCTGTCATCGCAGGCGGAGCTGTTCGCGCTGATGATGCCGATCCTGGAGCGAGCGACCAGCCAGGTTCCAGAGCGCAAGGCGTCCTGA
- a CDS encoding N,N-dimethylformamidase beta subunit family domain-containing protein, with product MRRPVDHGAMAVSGYTVPWHIAAGAPVALHLSSSRPVRDVRIVRLDTPTAEFMDWRVEPTGNAASHRDFDHGSFLKIAATEMAKATEISGVAFEVYLTRNGGPRVLFECGNLRLGLQDGRLTSSHDGKPQEIGETLPANTWLTVEISSDGNGTILKIGSDDLLSPYRLHRQFDRTWSPTGDMVFGASAANDVKTLNAKFSAIALQTATGHIAWTFPTLLPSGPIVSAGGDSVLLLETINQPAFCMTSRRWDGSSFDPRLLPSHYDAVHCHDDDMGALQWPASYHLHVPDEAPAGVYAFEIGHDEGAERIVFFITSSVRRAPLLFLVPTATYLAYADEFLPAHLYEWMCEDRGHRFAIDNNLKSLYDYHSDLSGVSIASYKKPKATLRDDYNYPLCGCPHNLPVDLHFLRFCHNNGIAFDLITDRDLHERGLAGLLDYQAVITGSHPEYMSVEMEHALRQFAATGGGIAYLGGNGFAGKVAFQNDLMELRRSPLEAGRTWDGPIAEQSLSITNQPGGHLRASGRGEFSLTGVAISLMGFDGARPFTRTPQSHDASAAWLFKGVANEAFGDEGIVLGGAAGYEVDATDPHLGTSPDTTVIARATGFPDSFVHDATRWYEGGAEERASRRCAEMTLRHLPSGGLIFCASSVAWCGALPTGDAMNDVGRITKNLLTHLAAAKSRTNPVRQQQSGGQPAARSGSTA from the coding sequence ATGAGACGCCCCGTCGATCATGGCGCCATGGCCGTTTCGGGCTACACGGTTCCCTGGCACATAGCGGCCGGAGCGCCGGTCGCGCTTCATCTCTCCTCGTCTCGGCCAGTGCGCGACGTGCGGATCGTGCGGCTCGATACGCCCACGGCCGAGTTCATGGACTGGCGTGTCGAACCGACAGGGAATGCCGCGTCGCATCGCGACTTCGACCATGGGTCGTTCCTGAAGATCGCGGCAACGGAAATGGCCAAGGCCACTGAGATCAGCGGCGTCGCCTTCGAAGTGTATTTGACTCGAAATGGCGGCCCCCGCGTGCTCTTCGAATGCGGAAATCTGCGCCTTGGGTTGCAGGACGGACGTCTGACATCAAGCCATGACGGCAAGCCGCAGGAAATCGGCGAGACCTTGCCGGCAAATACGTGGCTGACGGTCGAGATTTCGTCCGATGGCAACGGGACGATCCTGAAGATCGGCTCGGACGACCTCTTGTCGCCATATCGCCTGCATCGTCAATTCGATCGGACTTGGTCTCCCACCGGCGACATGGTCTTCGGCGCCAGTGCGGCGAACGATGTCAAAACGCTGAATGCCAAGTTCTCGGCGATCGCGCTGCAGACCGCGACCGGACACATCGCCTGGACGTTCCCCACCTTGCTGCCGAGCGGCCCGATCGTCTCCGCCGGCGGAGACAGCGTCCTCTTGCTGGAAACCATCAACCAGCCGGCGTTCTGCATGACCTCGCGGCGCTGGGATGGATCAAGTTTCGACCCCCGGCTGTTGCCGTCGCATTACGACGCGGTGCATTGCCATGACGACGACATGGGCGCGTTGCAGTGGCCGGCCTCATACCATCTGCATGTTCCGGACGAGGCGCCTGCGGGCGTCTATGCCTTCGAGATCGGCCATGACGAAGGAGCGGAGCGCATCGTCTTCTTCATCACCTCGTCCGTGCGCCGTGCGCCGCTGCTGTTCCTGGTGCCGACGGCCACCTATCTCGCCTATGCGGATGAATTCCTGCCGGCGCATCTTTACGAATGGATGTGCGAGGATCGTGGCCATCGCTTCGCGATCGACAACAATCTGAAGTCGCTCTACGACTATCACAGCGACCTCAGCGGCGTGTCGATCGCTTCCTACAAAAAGCCGAAGGCGACCCTGCGCGACGACTACAATTACCCGCTATGCGGCTGCCCGCACAATCTGCCGGTCGACCTGCATTTTCTGCGCTTCTGCCACAATAACGGCATCGCCTTCGATCTCATCACCGATCGCGACCTGCATGAGCGGGGCCTTGCCGGCTTGCTTGATTATCAAGCGGTCATCACCGGCAGCCACCCCGAATACATGTCGGTCGAGATGGAACATGCGCTGCGCCAGTTCGCCGCGACAGGCGGCGGCATCGCCTATCTCGGCGGCAATGGTTTTGCCGGCAAGGTGGCATTCCAGAACGATCTGATGGAACTGCGCCGTTCGCCGCTCGAGGCCGGCCGCACCTGGGATGGCCCGATCGCCGAACAGTCGCTGTCGATCACCAACCAGCCCGGCGGCCATCTTCGCGCCAGCGGGCGTGGCGAATTCTCGCTGACCGGTGTCGCCATCTCGCTGATGGGTTTCGATGGTGCGCGGCCGTTCACGCGCACGCCGCAGAGCCATGACGCTTCAGCCGCATGGCTGTTCAAAGGGGTCGCCAACGAGGCCTTCGGCGACGAGGGCATCGTGCTTGGCGGTGCGGCCGGCTACGAGGTCGATGCCACCGATCCGCATCTTGGCACCTCCCCCGATACGACGGTCATCGCGCGCGCAACCGGCTTCCCGGACAGCTTCGTCCATGACGCGACGCGCTGGTACGAGGGCGGCGCGGAGGAGCGCGCATCGCGACGCTGCGCGGAGATGACGCTGCGCCATCTGCCTTCGGGCGGTCTGATCTTTTGCGCGAGTTCGGTCGCCTGGTGCGGCGCGTTGCCGACCGGCGATGCCATGAACGACGTCGGCAGGATCACGAAGAATTTGCTGACGCATCTGGCGGCGGCAAAGAGCCGGACGAACCCGGTCCGACAGCAACAGAGCGGGGGCCAACCCGCCGCCCGATCGGGTTCGACGGCATAG